One genomic window of Arcobacter sp. CECT 8986 includes the following:
- a CDS encoding TonB-dependent receptor domain-containing protein, translated as MKKELVLSFIVASSLIASDEIELDTVMVTDTLKSKVVNDISNENLKSADLAQALSENSASISMVRRSGIANDIIVRGQKKDNINILIDDAKIYGACPNRMDPPTSHILANNVESVEVTEGPYDVENFGTLSAKVKVNTKKPKEGFNGDVNVNFGSYGYSKYSTTISGGTEDFRALISASTEKSDQYEDGDGNTLAQQLEKNSKDKTRTYNDKYDEMDAYEKKTFMGKLYFNLTDNQEINLSYTANRSDDILYANTGMDALYDDSDIYTFNYIANDLSKYSKKLKFSSYYSKVDHPMSTRYRNNGAMDMTNHMKSKIKGAKLQNDLNLFDGVLTLGVDGSKRTWEGEYSNKMSSYLGDSISKTDTKNKAAFIKYNKDINDLNIEIASRYDNTDIQTAGEEQDNDYNSLNAYLLTTYKVDDTLNIFAGIGKSSRVPDARELYFKKSGKLIGTPNLEQTKNYEVDFGVEKTFGDFKIKTKLFYSKLKDYIAYNASKTQNNFENVDAKIYGFDISGLYYANDEISLDYSLAYQRGKKDSALDGQSDTNLAEIAPLKATLGFNYERGKNRFRASYIASKAWSNYDEDNGEQHIAGYGTMNLKYENSYIKNTVLTFGIDNVFDKTYATSNTYKDLTLLTSTSDEVMLLNEPGRYVYFNVKFSF; from the coding sequence ATGAAAAAAGAGTTAGTATTATCTTTTATTGTGGCATCAAGTTTAATAGCAAGTGATGAAATAGAACTTGATACTGTAATGGTAACAGATACTTTAAAATCAAAAGTAGTAAATGATATAAGTAATGAAAATCTAAAATCTGCTGATTTAGCACAAGCATTAAGTGAAAATTCTGCTTCAATATCAATGGTAAGAAGAAGTGGAATTGCAAATGATATTATAGTAAGAGGACAGAAAAAAGATAATATAAATATCTTAATTGATGATGCTAAAATTTATGGAGCATGTCCTAATCGAATGGATCCTCCAACTTCTCACATATTAGCAAATAATGTAGAAAGTGTAGAAGTAACAGAAGGTCCATATGATGTTGAAAACTTTGGAACATTAAGTGCTAAAGTTAAAGTAAATACGAAAAAGCCAAAAGAGGGATTTAACGGCGATGTAAATGTAAATTTTGGAAGTTATGGTTATAGTAAATATTCTACAACAATTAGTGGAGGAACAGAAGATTTTCGTGCATTGATTTCTGCATCAACTGAAAAAAGTGACCAGTATGAAGATGGAGATGGAAATACATTAGCGCAACAATTAGAAAAAAATAGTAAAGACAAAACTAGAACATATAATGATAAATATGATGAGATGGATGCCTATGAAAAGAAAACATTCATGGGAAAACTATATTTTAATCTAACAGATAATCAAGAGATTAATCTTTCATATACAGCAAATAGAAGTGATGATATCTTATATGCAAATACAGGAATGGATGCTCTTTATGATGATTCTGATATTTATACATTTAATTATATTGCAAATGATTTATCAAAATATTCAAAAAAATTAAAGTTTAGTTCATATTACTCAAAAGTTGATCATCCTATGAGTACTAGATATAGAAATAATGGTGCAATGGATATGACAAATCATATGAAGTCTAAAATAAAAGGAGCAAAGCTTCAAAATGATTTAAACTTATTTGATGGAGTATTAACTTTAGGAGTTGATGGAAGTAAAAGAACTTGGGAAGGTGAATATAGTAATAAAATGAGTTCTTATCTTGGTGATAGTATTTCAAAAACTGATACTAAAAATAAAGCAGCATTTATAAAATATAATAAAGATATAAATGATTTGAATATAGAAATAGCATCAAGATATGATAATACAGATATTCAAACAGCAGGAGAAGAGCAAGATAATGATTATAACTCTTTAAATGCATATTTGCTAACTACTTATAAAGTTGATGATACTTTAAATATTTTTGCAGGAATAGGTAAATCAAGTAGAGTTCCAGATGCAAGAGAGTTGTATTTTAAAAAAAGTGGTAAATTAATTGGAACACCAAATTTAGAACAGACTAAAAACTATGAAGTTGATTTTGGGGTTGAAAAAACATTTGGTGATTTTAAAATAAAAACAAAACTTTTTTACTCAAAACTTAAAGACTATATTGCTTATAACGCTTCAAAAACACAAAATAATTTTGAGAATGTGGATGCAAAAATATATGGATTTGATATAAGTGGGTTATATTATGCAAATGATGAAATATCTTTGGATTATTCACTTGCTTATCAAAGAGGTAAAAAAGATAGTGCATTAGATGGACAAAGTGATACAAATTTAGCAGAAATAGCACCACTAAAAGCAACTTTAGGATTTAATTATGAAAGAGGAAAAAATAGATTTAGAGCCTCTTATATTGCTTCAAAAGCATGGAGTAATTATGATGAAGACAATGGTGAACAGCATATAGCAGGTTATGGAACAATGAATTTAAAATATGAAAATAGTTATATTAAAAATACGGTTTTAACTTTTGGAATAGATAATGTTTTTGATAAAACATATGCAACAAGTAATACCTATAAAGATTTAACACTACTTACTTCCACAAGTGATGAGGTAATGTTATTAAATGAGCCAGGAAGATATGTTTATTTTAATGTAAAATTCTCTTTTTAG
- a CDS encoding beta-carotene 15,15'-monooxygenase, protein MYNFNYTIKYTHKGYEIKEEPDIIRQESIDTIVDNLKYLGMVVLILLIVNLALRLDVDYLVTYTSERSFTEATQLICIIFSIFVFAKTTIKRKDLRHGLALITGFFIVILTRELDSTFDMVYHGFWKVPAVTVFLITIFYTFKKFAVGVNEFAIVLKEKAMKMMICSVMLLFVHSRLFGMKVFWKEVLHESYIYQVKVIAEEGTELMAYGLIAYAAYLICKSLNKKVID, encoded by the coding sequence TTGTATAATTTCAATTATACTATAAAATATACACACAAAGGATATGAAATAAAAGAAGAACCCGACATAATTAGACAAGAATCAATTGATACAATAGTAGATAATTTAAAATATTTAGGAATGGTAGTACTTATTCTTCTAATTGTTAACTTAGCATTAAGACTTGATGTAGATTACTTAGTTACATATACAAGTGAAAGATCTTTCACAGAAGCAACTCAACTTATTTGTATTATATTTTCAATATTTGTTTTTGCAAAAACTACAATAAAAAGAAAAGATTTAAGACATGGACTTGCATTAATAACTGGATTTTTCATAGTTATTTTAACAAGAGAACTAGATTCTACATTTGATATGGTTTATCATGGTTTTTGGAAAGTACCCGCAGTTACAGTTTTTTTAATAACAATATTTTATACATTTAAAAAATTTGCTGTTGGTGTAAATGAGTTTGCAATAGTTTTAAAAGAAAAAGCTATGAAAATGATGATTTGTTCTGTTATGCTTCTTTTTGTACATTCAAGATTATTTGGTATGAAAGTTTTTTGGAAAGAAGTACTTCACGAAAGTTATATATATCAAGTAAAAGTTATTGCAGAAGAAGGAACAGAATTAATGGCATATGGACTTATTGCATATGCTGCATATTTAATCTGTAAAAGTTTAAATAAAAAGGTTATTGATTAG
- a CDS encoding HD domain-containing protein — protein MINPKVIDYIFSSASIQRWNDYPRMVELVELDKQAHKFIIAFFIAKLEDDINFTHLIEAGIFEFLRRIVVTDIRPDVFRKALQKKSKEINSWVIEKLKDSLEPIQNGTFLKKFEEYLTDSNMYKKERFILKAASYLATKWEFSIVYQTSKFLTDIENVKRSVEDEIEDYYELIGVRKIALNKKLARITDLSGRLRFQKRWAQTPRIPETSVLGHMLTVALFAYFYSKDVDACDKRLQNNFYTALFHDLPEALTKDIISPVKYSVDELSNIIAEYEIIKIEDDILPFIPDDLKDEFSYLLGLYEDKKKDEFLNKIKYKNKIEIVENIGDYNLDKYNAIDGEALKQCDKLSAFIEASLSISHGIKSKELQRGKKHIYKTLKKIENIDFKQIAKEIDEEFGSTGQTQSVFDFD, from the coding sequence ATGATAAATCCTAAAGTTATTGATTATATATTCTCTTCTGCATCAATTCAAAGATGGAATGATTATCCAAGAATGGTTGAACTTGTAGAACTTGATAAACAAGCTCACAAATTTATAATCGCTTTTTTTATAGCAAAACTTGAAGATGATATAAACTTCACACACTTAATAGAAGCAGGTATTTTTGAGTTTTTAAGAAGAATTGTTGTCACAGATATAAGACCTGATGTTTTTAGAAAAGCATTACAAAAAAAATCTAAAGAGATAAACTCTTGGGTTATTGAAAAATTAAAAGACTCATTAGAACCAATACAAAATGGTACTTTTTTAAAAAAGTTTGAAGAGTATTTAACTGATTCAAATATGTATAAAAAAGAGAGATTTATCTTAAAAGCTGCGTCTTATTTAGCTACTAAATGGGAATTTTCAATTGTTTATCAAACATCAAAATTTCTAACAGATATTGAAAATGTTAAAAGAAGTGTTGAAGATGAAATTGAAGATTATTATGAATTAATTGGTGTCAGAAAAATTGCACTAAACAAAAAACTTGCAAGAATTACAGATTTAAGTGGAAGACTTAGATTCCAAAAAAGATGGGCTCAAACACCAAGAATACCTGAGACTTCTGTATTAGGTCATATGTTAACAGTTGCACTTTTTGCATACTTTTATTCAAAAGATGTAGATGCATGTGATAAGAGATTACAAAACAACTTTTACACTGCTCTTTTTCATGATTTGCCAGAAGCATTGACTAAAGATATAATTTCACCTGTAAAATATAGTGTTGATGAACTATCAAATATAATAGCTGAATATGAAATAATAAAAATTGAAGATGATATCTTACCTTTTATTCCAGATGATTTAAAAGATGAATTCTCTTATCTTTTAGGACTTTATGAAGATAAAAAGAAAGATGAATTTTTAAATAAAATTAAATACAAAAATAAAATAGAAATAGTTGAAAATATTGGTGATTATAATTTAGATAAATATAATGCAATCGATGGAGAGGCTTTAAAGCAGTGTGATAAATTATCTGCATTTATAGAAGCTAGTTTATCTATTTCACATGGAATAAAATCAAAAGAACTTCAAAGAGGTAAAAAGCATATTTATAAAACTTTAAAAAAAATAGAAAATATTGATTTTAAACAAATTGCTAAAGAGATAGATGAAGAGTTTGGAAGTACAGGACAAACTCAATCAGTATTTGATTTTGATTAG
- a CDS encoding DUF2156 domain-containing protein, translating to MSTLTVNNYMLKHFDLDAKETMDFYLKQIDVELSDYTFAGNYIWLSTATGFYTIVNETFCLFILNSGELSMLLPPIGKKEKTYEAITICFEIMNNHNSKKNYSKIEYVHENILEGFVDYLEEGTLIYDMLKDYVIEKKLVDYIYKADDLIDLKGDSYKSKRNEINKFKKIYPNFRIEVLEKNKHAKDVLNLFNKWVKDRTTYMPKEEVEVFLDGIYFERFAIKRLINDYENLDVIGLVIYIDDEIKGFTVGEKITENTASVIIEKTDFEILGCAQLIFREFTKVLKNKYNIEYINVGDDMGFENLKKVKMSYRPNKLIPKYTIYQK from the coding sequence ATGTCAACTTTGACTGTTAATAACTATATGTTAAAACACTTTGATTTAGATGCAAAAGAGACAATGGATTTCTATTTAAAACAAATAGATGTAGAACTTAGTGATTACACTTTTGCAGGTAATTACATATGGTTATCTACTGCAACAGGATTTTATACAATTGTAAATGAAACATTTTGTCTATTTATATTAAACTCTGGTGAACTTAGTATGCTTTTGCCTCCAATTGGTAAAAAAGAGAAAACATATGAAGCAATTACTATATGTTTTGAAATAATGAATAATCACAATAGTAAAAAGAATTATTCAAAAATAGAGTATGTACATGAGAATATATTAGAAGGTTTTGTTGATTATTTGGAAGAGGGTACATTAATTTATGATATGTTAAAAGATTATGTTATTGAGAAAAAACTAGTTGATTACATATATAAAGCTGATGATTTGATTGATTTAAAAGGTGATTCTTATAAATCAAAAAGAAATGAAATTAATAAATTTAAAAAAATTTATCCAAATTTTAGAATAGAAGTTTTAGAAAAAAATAAACATGCAAAAGATGTATTAAATCTATTTAACAAATGGGTAAAAGATAGAACAACATATATGCCAAAAGAAGAAGTTGAAGTATTTTTAGATGGAATATATTTTGAAAGATTTGCAATAAAAAGATTGATTAATGATTATGAAAATCTTGATGTGATTGGATTAGTTATTTATATAGATGATGAAATAAAAGGTTTTACAGTTGGTGAAAAAATAACAGAAAATACAGCAAGTGTGATTATTGAAAAAACAGACTTTGAAATTTTAGGTTGTGCACAATTAATATTTAGAGAGTTTACAAAAGTATTAAAAAATAAATATAATATTGAGTATATAAATGTAGGTGATGATATGGGATTTGAAAATTTAAAAAAAGTAAAAATGTCATATAGACCAAATAAACTAATTCCTAAATATACAATTTATCAAAAATGA
- a CDS encoding GNAT family N-acetyltransferase, translating to MIYKANKEDLNLLYQIEKEVFKDDIFSLSKAALRYHLVNNLIFIIKYQGICVGYCLWLKRKKFYRLYSFAILSKYQGKGLASKLLDFSIINLKEKSLQLEVRVSNEKAILLYEKFGFKKVKVLKDYYVSEDAYLMRRV from the coding sequence ATGATATACAAAGCAAATAAAGAGGATTTAAACCTCTTATATCAAATAGAAAAAGAAGTCTTTAAAGATGATATATTTTCTTTAAGTAAAGCAGCACTGAGATATCATTTAGTTAATAACTTGATATTTATTATAAAGTATCAAGGCATTTGTGTTGGGTATTGTTTATGGCTTAAAAGAAAGAAGTTTTATAGACTTTACTCTTTTGCAATTTTATCTAAATATCAAGGCAAAGGTTTAGCTTCAAAGTTATTGGATTTTTCTATTATTAACTTAAAAGAAAAGAGTTTGCAACTTGAAGTTAGAGTTTCAAATGAAAAAGCAATTTTATTATATGAGAAATTTGGATTTAAAAAAGTAAAAGTTTTAAAAGATTATTATGTAAGTGAAGATGCTTATTTAATGAGAAGGGTATAA
- the rpiB gene encoding ribose 5-phosphate isomerase B, with the protein MKYFIAADHAGIDIKEYVKELFEKKGHEVLDLGPFSKDRVDYPDFAAKVCTEVLKDENSKGILICGSGIGMSMAANKFDGIRAALCHNEYSAKMAREHNDANVICLGERVSGYGMIEAIVDAWDNATFQGGRHEGRVDKINALGKMGSCRV; encoded by the coding sequence ATGAAATATTTTATTGCTGCGGATCATGCTGGTATTGATATAAAAGAGTATGTAAAAGAACTATTTGAAAAAAAAGGTCATGAAGTTCTAGACTTAGGACCTTTTTCTAAAGATAGAGTTGATTATCCAGACTTTGCTGCTAAAGTTTGTACAGAAGTACTTAAAGATGAAAACTCAAAAGGGATTTTAATCTGTGGTTCTGGAATTGGTATGTCAATGGCTGCAAACAAATTTGATGGAATTAGAGCTGCTTTATGTCACAATGAATACTCTGCAAAAATGGCAAGAGAACATAATGACGCAAATGTTATTTGTCTTGGAGAAAGAGTTAGTGGATATGGAATGATTGAAGCTATTGTTGATGCATGGGACAATGCAACTTTCCAAGGTGGAAGACACGAAGGAAGAGTTGATAAAATAAATGCATTAGGTAAAATGGGAAGTTGTAGAGTATAA
- the lepB gene encoding signal peptidase I, translated as MIKKAYNWASSWTGTVIIVLVIIFFVAQAFVIPSGSMKNSLLIGDMLFVKKFSYGVPVPRIPWLEVPILPDFKGDGHLIDGDKPQRGDIVVFRYPHNDKVHYVKRCVATGGDLVLIQNKNLLLHPSEGNEYVKKNYPEDQIIDVEGQLWIINPYQRKHPGIHHDPNVVNNGLAPAALFNMLPIKVPKGEYFMMGDNRDHSNDSRFWGTVEYKYIVGKPWFIYFSWDKDKKVRWDRVFRTVESIEKDLIGKKVDINHEKGIY; from the coding sequence ATGATTAAGAAAGCTTACAACTGGGCTAGTTCTTGGACTGGTACAGTTATCATTGTATTAGTTATTATTTTCTTTGTAGCACAAGCTTTTGTTATTCCAAGTGGAAGTATGAAAAACTCGCTACTTATTGGAGATATGCTATTTGTAAAAAAATTCTCTTATGGTGTTCCAGTTCCTAGAATTCCTTGGCTTGAAGTTCCTATCTTACCTGATTTTAAAGGAGATGGACATTTAATTGATGGAGATAAACCACAACGTGGAGATATTGTAGTATTTAGATATCCTCATAATGATAAAGTTCATTATGTAAAAAGATGTGTTGCTACTGGAGGAGATTTAGTTTTAATTCAAAATAAAAATCTTCTTTTACATCCAAGTGAAGGTAATGAATATGTTAAGAAAAATTATCCTGAAGACCAAATTATTGATGTTGAAGGTCAACTTTGGATAATTAATCCTTATCAAAGAAAACATCCAGGAATTCACCATGACCCAAATGTAGTAAATAATGGTTTAGCTCCTGCTGCATTATTTAATATGTTACCAATAAAAGTTCCAAAAGGTGAATATTTTATGATGGGTGATAATAGAGATCACTCAAATGACTCAAGATTTTGGGGAACAGTAGAATATAAATATATTGTTGGTAAACCTTGGTTTATCTACTTCTCTTGGGACAAAGACAAAAAAGTTAGATGGGATAGAGTTTTTAGAACTGTTGAATCAATAGAAAAAGATTTAATAGGGAAAAAAGTAGATATTAATCATGAAAAAGGGATATATTAA
- the folD gene encoding bifunctional methylenetetrahydrofolate dehydrogenase/methenyltetrahydrofolate cyclohydrolase FolD has protein sequence MTILDGKGLSNKIKEEVKADVIELQTTKGITPGLAVVLVGADPASAAYVNMKSKACKQAGIYSIVHEMPETISQDKILEILAMMNRNPNIDGILVQLPLPKHVDTTAILEAIAPEKDVDGFHAYNTGRMTLGLDSFIPATPYGVMRLLEEYDINPEGKNVCVVGASNIVGKPMSTLLLNANATVTTCHIYTKNLKEHTLNADIICVGVGKVNLITEDMVKDGAIIIDIGINRLDNGKLVGDVDFENVSKKCSYITPVPGGVGPMTIAMLLVNTIKAARLREERERKLND, from the coding sequence ATGACAATACTTGATGGAAAAGGACTATCTAATAAAATTAAAGAAGAAGTTAAAGCTGATGTAATTGAGCTTCAAACTACAAAAGGTATAACTCCAGGACTTGCTGTTGTTTTAGTTGGTGCAGATCCAGCTAGTGCAGCTTATGTAAATATGAAAAGTAAAGCTTGTAAACAAGCAGGTATTTACTCAATTGTACATGAGATGCCAGAAACAATTTCTCAAGATAAAATCTTAGAAATTTTAGCAATGATGAACAGAAATCCAAATATTGATGGAATTTTAGTTCAATTACCATTACCAAAACATGTTGATACAACTGCTATATTAGAAGCAATTGCACCAGAAAAAGATGTTGATGGTTTCCATGCTTATAATACAGGAAGAATGACATTAGGTTTAGACTCTTTCATACCTGCTACTCCTTATGGTGTAATGAGATTACTTGAAGAGTATGATATTAACCCAGAAGGTAAAAATGTATGTGTAGTAGGTGCAAGTAACATTGTAGGAAAACCTATGAGTACACTATTATTAAATGCTAATGCAACAGTTACTACATGCCATATTTATACAAAAAATTTAAAAGAGCACACTTTAAATGCTGATATTATCTGCGTTGGTGTAGGAAAAGTAAATTTAATTACTGAAGATATGGTAAAAGATGGCGCAATTATAATTGACATTGGTATTAATAGACTTGATAATGGAAAATTAGTAGGTGATGTTGATTTTGAAAATGTTTCAAAAAAATGTTCATATATTACTCCAGTACCAGGTGGAGTTGGACCTATGACAATTGCAATGCTTTTAGTAAATACTATTAAAGCTGCAAGATTAAGAGAAGAAAGAGAAAGAAAATTAAATGATTAA
- a CDS encoding 50S ribosomal protein L25/general stress protein Ctc, producing MLEGIARDSMTKQETKSLRRDGYLIANIYGKGLENINAAFKMNEFIRALKSKETLAFDVTVGGNAIKVVVQEYQKCPITSDLLHVDLMVAQPGVKTTYKVPVKTVGTPIGLKNKGLFVFHKKRVPVKTTIENLPENFTLNVDALDTGDNILVRDLELPEGVECFLDPRVPIVGVIKAK from the coding sequence ATGTTAGAGGGTATCGCAAGAGATAGTATGACAAAACAAGAAACTAAATCTTTAAGAAGAGATGGTTACTTAATTGCTAATATCTATGGAAAAGGTTTAGAAAATATTAATGCTGCATTCAAAATGAATGAATTCATTAGAGCTTTAAAATCAAAAGAAACACTTGCTTTTGATGTAACTGTTGGTGGAAACGCTATTAAAGTTGTTGTTCAAGAATACCAAAAATGTCCTATTACTTCAGATTTACTACACGTAGATTTAATGGTAGCACAACCAGGTGTTAAAACTACTTATAAAGTTCCAGTTAAAACTGTTGGTACACCAATTGGTTTAAAAAATAAAGGTCTTTTTGTATTCCATAAAAAAAGAGTTCCAGTAAAAACTACTATTGAGAATTTACCAGAAAACTTTACTTTAAATGTTGATGCATTAGATACAGGTGATAATATCTTAGTTAGAGATTTAGAATTACCAGAAGGTGTAGAGTGTTTCTTAGACCCAAGAGTGCCAATCGTTGGTGTAATTAAGGCTAAGTAA
- the pth gene encoding aminoacyl-tRNA hydrolase encodes MSLIVGLGNIGEKYLLTRHNIGFMVIDEMAKNLNTSIINKATFKADVLKSAYDLLVKPKTYMNLSGDAVIAIKNYYKIDNEDIIVIHDDLDLPFGTVKFKIGGGHGGHNGLKSIDSHIGREYIRVRIGIGKPQNKEDVVNYVLNNFSKEELNRLKDIIIPHTIKAIDALKSGESINEIKSKYTLK; translated from the coding sequence ATGTCTTTAATAGTTGGACTTGGTAACATAGGTGAGAAGTATCTATTAACTAGGCACAACATAGGTTTTATGGTCATTGATGAAATGGCCAAAAACCTAAATACTTCTATAATTAATAAAGCTACTTTTAAAGCAGATGTTCTTAAATCTGCATATGACTTATTAGTAAAACCAAAAACTTATATGAATCTTTCAGGTGATGCTGTAATTGCCATCAAAAATTATTATAAAATTGATAATGAAGATATAATTGTAATTCATGATGATTTAGACTTACCATTTGGAACAGTAAAATTTAAAATTGGTGGTGGTCATGGTGGTCATAATGGATTAAAATCTATTGATTCTCATATTGGACGAGAATATATTAGAGTAAGAATTGGAATAGGGAAACCACAGAATAAAGAAGATGTTGTAAATTATGTTTTAAATAACTTTTCGAAAGAGGAATTAAATAGATTAAAAGATATAATTATACCTCATACGATAAAAGCAATAGATGCACTAAAAAGTGGTGAATCTATAAATGAAATTAAATCTAAATACACATTGAAGTGA